The Kineosporia corallincola region CGCGGTGCAGGTAGACGCGCTCCACCGAGGTACACAGCTGGCCGGTGTTGGTGAACGCGCCGATCGCGATCTGCTCGGCCGCCCAGCGCGGGTCCACGCCGCTGTCCACCACGATCGGGTCCTTGCCGCCGTTCTCCAGCAGCACCCGGCCGCCGCGCCCGCCCACCACCCGGGCGATGTCGCGCCCGGTGGCGGTGCTGCCGATGTGGGCCACCACCGCCACCCGCGGGTCGGCCACCAGTGCGGCGCCCACCTCGCCGTCACCGGCCAGCACGTTCAGCACCCCCGCGGGAAGCCGCGCGGCGATCAGCGAGGCCAGGGCCCAGCCCGCCGCGGGGCTGCGTTCCGACGGCTTGTGCACCACCGTGTTGCCGGTCACCAGGGCGGCGGCCAGCAGCCCGGCCGCTGCCGGGTAGGGGTCGTTCCAGGGGGTGAGGACGGCGACCGGACCGCGCGGCTCACGGCGCACGGCATCGACCGCCAGCGGGTTCCCGGCCAGGGAGCGGCCGGCCTCCAGCACCCCGGTGACGGCTGCCTCGTCGAGCAGGTCCGCGGCCACCGCGGCCGAGTCGGTGGCCTGGCCGAGCAACCGGCCGGTGTCACGCGACAGGATGCGGCCCAGCTCGCCGGTGTGCGCCCGGACCGTCGCGGCCGCCTCACGCAGGGCCGCGGCCCGCTCGGAGGCGGGAGTGTGGCGCCATCGCGGAAAAGCCTGTGCGGCCGACGTGACGGCGGAATCCACGTCGCCGGGGGAGGACGCCCGGAGATCACCGCGTTTCGAGCCGGTGACGGCGTCGGTCAGCGGTAGATCTTTTCCGCCGCCCGGCCGGGATTCTCCCGCGATCCACTGGAGAATCTGCGAACCGCTGAAAAGTCCTGCCGATGGCAGAAGTTCATGCACGGAAAGATCATTCTGCTTGGTCATTCCCATATCTCACGACGCTACCCGGGTCCGGAAATACCGGCGAGTGAGGATGTAAAAGGGGCCGGGAAGAGATGCGGCTCCCGAAAGTGCGTGAGAAGTTGCCGATCATGCGAGTCATCGGGGTGAACGCGATATTTCATGATCCCTCAGCGGCTCTGGTGATCGACGGGCAGACCGTCGCCGCCGCCGAGGAGGAACGCTTCAGCCGTCGCAAGCACGGCAAGCGCCCGGTTCCCTTCTCCGCCTGGGAACTGCCCGAACTGAGCCTGCGCTGGTGCCTGGCCGAGGCCGGGCTGAAACCTTCCGACATCGACGTGGTGGCCTACTCGTTCGACCCGGCCCTCGCCGAGCCCGTCGCCGGCGACCCCTGGGACCACCTGCGTCTCACCTATGCCGAACGGGCCCCGCACTTCCTCGCCAGTGCCCTGCCCGGCCTGGATCCGGAGCAGGTGCGCTTCGTGCCGCACCACGTGGCGCACGCCGCCTCGGCCGGACTGGCCTCACCGCACGGTGACTGCTCGGTGCTGGTGCTCGACGGGCGCGGCGAACGCGCCTCGCACCTGGCCGGGCGCTACCGCAACGGCCACCTGGACACCCTCGCCGCACAGGCGCTGCCGCACTCCCTCGGCCTGGTCTACGAATCACTGACCGAACACCTCGGATTCCTGCGCTCCAGCGACGAGTTCAAGGTGATGGCCCTCGCCTCCTACGGAAAACCGCGCTGGCTGGAAGAAATGCGCGAGCTGATCCGCGCCGACGGCGAGGGCGGCTTCGTCGCGCCCACCCTGGACTGGAACCGCTGGGCGCCGCCGCGCGTGGACGACGGCAGCTGGGGCGGCGAGCACGCCGACCTGGCCGCCAGCGTGCAGGCCCGGCTGGAGGAGGTGCTGGTCGACCTGGCCACCTGGCTGCACGCACAGACCGGCGACCGGGTGCTCACGATGGCCGGCGGCACCGCGCTGAACTGCGTCGCCAACAGCCGGATCTGGCGGGAGAGCCCGTTCGAGGAGGTCTGGGTGCAGCCCGCCGCCGGCGACGCCGGCACCTCGCTGGGCGCGGCCCTCCAGGTCAGCGCCGACGGCGGCGAGGTGCCCGCGCCGATGCCCACGGCCGCCCTCGGCCGGTCGTGGACGGACGACGAACTGGCGGCCTGGTTGCGCCGCGCCGCCGTGCCCTTCACCACCCCGCCCGACCTGGCCGGCGAGGTGGCCGACGTGCTGGCACGCAACGGCGTCATCGCCTGGTTCGACGGTCGCAGCGAGTACGGCCCGCGGGCCCTGGGCCGGCGCTCGCTGATCGCCAACCCCACCGTCGCCGACAACCTGGAACGGCTCAACGACGTGAAGGGGCGTGAGCAGTTCCGCCCGGTCGCCCCGATGGTGCTCGCCGACCGCGCCCCGGAGATCTTCTCCGGCGGCCCGATCCCCAGTCCGTACATGCTTTTCGTCCACGACGTGGCACCGGCCTGGCGCGACCGGATCCCGGCCGTGGTGCACGTCGACGGCACCGCCCGGATCCAGACGGTGGACGACGCGACGAATCCCGGCATCGCCGGCCTGCTCCGGGCGTTCGAGCGGCGCACCGGGGTGCCGGTGGTGATCAACACCAGCCTGAACACGGCCGGCCGGCCGATGGTCGACGACCCCCGCGACGCCCTGGAGCTGTTCGGCTCGGCGCCGGTGGACCTGCTGGTGCTGGGGCCGCACCTGGTCCGGCGCTCGCAGATGACCGGGGCGGGGGCACCGGCATGACCGGCCCGCACGACTACGCCGTCGTGGTCCCGAGCATCGGCCGTCCCAGCCTGTACCGGCTGCTGGAGACCCTGGCCGGGCAGGCCGGCCCCCGCCCGGCCGAGCTGGTGGTGGTGGACGACCGGCCCGCACCGCCGGGGGCGAGTGCCGCGGCGTCCCCCATTGTTCTTGCCGCACTGCCCTTTCCGACGCGTGTCGTGCGCACGCAGGGACGCGGCCCGGCGGCCGCCCGCAACGCCGGATGGCGTTGTACCAGCGCGCCCTGGGTGGTGTTCCTCGACGACGACGTGGAACTGCTGCCGCACTGGGCGCAGGCACTGGCCGAGGACCTGCGGGCGGTTCCGGCCGACGGGGCGGGCAGCCAGGCCCAGTTGCACGTGCCGCTGCCGGGGCACCGCCGCCCGACCGACTGGGAACGGGGGACGGCGGGTCTCCAGGACGCCGCCTGGGCCACGGCCGACATGGCCTACCGCCGGTCCGCGCTGGAGCAGGTGCACGGTTTCGACGAGCGCTTCCCCCGGGCCTACCGGGAGGACGCCGACCTGGCCCTGCGGGTGCTGCGGGCCGGATGGCGGCTGACCCGGGGGGAACGCGTCACCCTGCATCCGGTGCGCCCGGCCGATGACCTGGTCAGCCTGCGGGCGCAGCGGGGCAACGCCGACGACGTGCTGATGCGGGTGCTGCACGGGCCGGGCTGGCGCGAGGACGGCGACGTGCCGACCGGTGCCTTCCCCCGGCACGTGGCCACCACGCTGGCCCTGGTGGGAGCCGGTGCGGCGGTGGCGGTGGGCAGGCCGCGGGAGGCGGCGCTGGCCGGGGCCGCCTGGGCGTTCCTGAGCACGGACTTCCTGCGCCGTCGTCTGCTGCCCGGCCCCCGGCCGGGCGATCCGGAGTTCGGCGCCGAGGCCCGGCGCATGCTGGTGACCAGCCTGGCCATTCCCCCGGCCGCCGTGGCCCACCGGCTGCGGGGGGCCTGGCGGGTGCGGCGTGGGGCGCCGGCCTGGCCCCCGCCGGTGCGCGCGGTGCTGTTCGACCGCGACGGCACGCTGGTACGTGACGTGCCCTACAACGGTGACCCGGACCGGGTGAAGCTGATGCCCTTCGCCCGCGAGGCCCTGGACGCGGTGCGGGCGGCCGGGCTGCGGACCGGGGTGGTGAGCAACCAGTCCGGCGTGGCGCGGGGGCTGCTGACCATCCGGCAGGTGGAGGACGTCAATGCGGAGATCGACCGCCGGCTGGGCGGACTGGGCGTCTGGCGCTACTGCCCGCACGGCCCGGAGAGCTCCGGTGCGGATTGTGCCTGCCGCAAGCCTGGCCCCGGGCTGGTACTGGCGGCCGCCCGGGAACTGGGTGTGGAGCCGTACGAGTGCCTGGTGGTCGGTGACATCGGTGCAGACCTGGGGGCCGCCGTGAGCGCCGGGGCCCGGGCGGTGCTGGTGCCGACGGCGCAGACCCGTCCGGAGGAGGTGGCCGCCGCACCGGTGGTCGCCGCGGATCTGCTGGAGGCCGTGGGGCTCGCCGTCCGCCTGGCCGGGGGAACCGGTGAACCTGCCCACCCCGCTCCTGGCCCTGCCCTGGACCCCGCCTCCGGGACGGGCCGCAGCCCGGCAGCCGGTGGGACGCGACGATGACCCGCACCCTGGCCGTCCGGCTGGACAGCGACGGGGACGTGCTGCTCACCGGCCCGGCCGTGCGGGCGCTGGCGGCCGCGTCCGACCGTCTCGACCTCCTGGTGTCGCCCGCGGGCCGGGCGGCGGCCGGACTGCTGCCCGGCGTGGACCGGCTGACGGTCTTCGACGTCCCCTGGTCCGGATTCCGGCCCGCAGCGGTGAATCCGGCCGCGATCAGTGCCCTGGTCGTCGACATGACCCACCAGAAGTACGATCTCGCGGTCGTCTTCACCTCGTTCCACCAGAGTCCGCTGCCGATGGCCCTGCTCGCCCGGATGGCCGGCGTGCCGCGGATCGTGGCCGACAGTGAGGACTACCCGGGGTCACTGCTCGACGTGCGGCACCGACGGCAGGAGGTGCACGAGGTCGAGGCCGCGCTCCAGCTGGCGACGGCGGCCGGGGCGCCGGCCACCGATGATTCCCGGCTGCGCGTCTCGATCCCGCCGGGCACCGGGAACCCGGCCGGCGGAAGTGGTTACGTGGTGCTGCACCCGGGGGCCTCGGTGCCGTCGCGAGGGCTGCTGCCGGCGCACGCCCACCGGATCGCGGCGGAACTCGTGGCGCGCGGGCACCGGGTGGTGATCACCGGCGGCCCGCAGGAGGTCGAGCTCGCCGCAGCGGCGTATGCTCCTGGATGTACCGATCTGGCGGGCCGCACCGATCTGGCGGAACTGGCCGCCGTGCTGCGCGCCGCGGCCTGCGTGGTCACCGGCAACACCGGCCCCGCGCACCTGGCGGCCGCCGTGGGAACCCCCGTGGTGTCACTGTTCTCGCCCGTCGTGCCGGCAGGCCGCTGGGCCCCCTACGGAGTACCGGTCGTGCTGCTCGGCGACCAGCAGGCTCCCTGTGCCGGCAGCCGCGCCCGTGAGTGCCCGGTTCCCGGCCATCCCTGCCTCAGCGGCGTCAGTGCGGCCGAGGTGGCCCGAGCAGTAGAACGTTTCGCCGGACCGATCGAGAACACGGTCTCCGCCGGTGACAGTGACTCTGTCATGGAGACCGATGCCGAACATACTGATCTGGCACGTCCACGGTTCGTGGATGACGTCGTTCGTCCAGGGTGACCACACCTATCTGATTCCCGTCCTGCCCGGCCGGGGCCCCGACGGCCGGGGCCGCGCCCGCACCTGGGACTGGCCCCCGAACGCCCGCGAGGTGACGCCGGCCGAACTCGCCGGCCTGCCGATCGACCTGGTCGTGCTGCAACGCCCGCACGAACTGAAACTCACCCGGGAGTGGACCGGAAGACGACCGGGGACAGACGTTCCCGCCGTGTACGTCGAGCACAACACCCCGTCCGGCCCGGCCGTGTCGTCGATGCACCCGCTGGCCGGGCACGACGACGTCCCGCTGGTGCACGTCACCCGGTTCAACGAGATGGCCTGGGACAACGGTCTCGCCCCGACCCGGGTGGTGGAGCACGGCATCGTGGATCCGGGGTACCTGTACACCGGGGACGACGCGTCGGTGGCCGTGGTCGTCAACGAGCCGGTACGCCGCGCCCGGGTGGCCGGCACCGACCTGGTCGCCCGGGTCGCGGCCGAGGTGCCGGTGGACGTGTACGGCATGGGCGTGGAACAGTTGCCCGATCACATTCCGGACGTCAAAGGCCGTGTGCACGAAGATGTTCCGCAGGCCGAGCTGCACCGGATGCTCGGGAGGCACCGGCTGTACCTGCACCCCTACCGGTGGACCAGCCTGGGCCTGTCACTGATCGAGGCGATGACCCTCGGCATGCCGGTGCTGGCTCTGGCCACCACCGAGGCCCCGGTGGCCGTACCGCCCGGTGCCGGGGTGGTCAGCAACGACCTGAGGGTGCTCACCGCCACCGCCCGGCGCTGGCTGGCGGATCCCCAGGAAGCCCGCGAGATCGGGCTGACAGCAAGGCAGTACGCGCTCAGTCGCTACGGGTTGGACCGCAGCCTCGCCGACTGGGACGCGATCGTGAAGGAGATGCTCCGATGAGGATCGGCATGATTTCCGAGCACGCCAGCCCTCTGGCCGCGCTCGGCGGGCAGGACGCCGGTGGGCAGAACGTCTACGTCGCCTCCCTGGCCCGGGCCCTGGCGGCACGTGGCCACGAGGTCGCCGTGTACACCCGGCGTGACGACCCTTACCTGCCCGACGTCGTCGAGATGGTTCCGGGCGTCACCGTGGTGCATGTGCCGGCCGGCCCGGCCCGGGTGCTGCCGAAGGACGAGATGCTGCGCTGGATGCCGGACTTCGGCCGGTGGCTGGCCGAGACCTGGCTGCTCGGCGCGGCCGGGCGGCCGGACGTGCTGCACGCCAACTTCTGGATGTCCGGCGTCGCCGCGCTGACCGCGAACCAGCTCGTGCCCGGGCGGCGGATCCCGCTGGTGCAGACCTTCCACGCCCTGGGCTCGGTGAAGCGCCGGTTCCAGGGGGCACGTGACACCAGCCCGGCCCGGCGGATCGCGGTGGAGCGGATGCTGGCCGAGACCGCCGACCTGGTGCTGGCCACCTGCTCGGACGAGGTGGCCGAGCTGCACCGGGCCGGGGCGGCCCGGTGTCACGTGCGGGTCGTGCCGTGCGGGGTGGACGTGGAGCGGTTCGCGCCGGAAGGCAGCACGCACACGCCGGTTCCGAGCAGCCCTGGTGTGCTGAACCTGGTCTGCGTGGGAAGGCTGGTGCCGCGCAAGGGGATAGACACCGTGGTGGACGCCCTGCCGCGGGTGCCGGGTGCCCGGCTGGTGGTGGTCGGCGGGCCGGAAGCCTCCGGCCTGCACCACGATCCAGAGGCACGACGTCTGCTCGACCGGGCCCGGCGGCACGGGGTGGCCGACCGGGTGGAGCTCACCGGCGCCGTCGGGCAGGACCGTCTGCCCGGACTGCTGCGCCGGGCGGACGTCGTGGTGGCCACGCCCTGGTACGAGCCGTTCGGCATCGTTCCGCTGGAGGCGATGGCCGTCGGGCGTCCCCTGGTCGGCAGCGCGGTGGGCGGGCTGCTCGACACCGTGAAAGACGGTGAGACCGGCATTCTCGTGCCGCCCCGCGATCCGGGTGCCCTGGCGGCGGCACTGCGCCGGCTGGCCGGTGACGAAGAACTGCGCGCCCGGATGGGGCGGGCGGCGCGCCGCCGGGCCGAGCGGCACTACGGCTGGAGCCGGGTGGCCGAACAGGTGGAGGAGGCCTACCGGAGCGTGGCCGCCCACGACCGGGTGCCCGCCCTGGAGGCGCTGTGACCGCCGGCCTGCGGGTGGTCCCCGCCCCGCCGGCCCCGCCGCAGCAGCCGGTCACCTGGATCGACCGGCACCTGGAAGACCTTGCCCCGGGCCTGGTCTCGCTGCGCCGGCAGGGCCCGCTGCTGGACTCCTGGGGACGCCGCCTGGCCGGGGTGTTCGGGTCCGGTGGACGGCTGCTGGTGGCTGGGAACGGCGGAAGTGCCGCCGAGGCACAGCATCTCACCGCCGAGCTGGTGGGCCGGTTCGTGGGCGAGCGGCGCCCGCTGTCGGCCCTCTGCCTGAGTGCCGAGACCTCCAGCCTGACCGCGCTGGTCAACGACTACGGCATCGGCGAGATGTTCGCCCGGCAGGTGCAGGCCCACGGCCGTACGGGTGACGTGCTGATGCTGCTCTCCACCAGTGGCCGCAGCCCGAACCTGCTCGCCGCCGCCGAACGTGCCGCGCAGCAGGGCATCTCGGTCTGGGCGCTGACCGGCCCGGACGGCAGCCCGCTGGCGGCGGCGGCCGACGAGGCCGTCTGCGTGGATTCGGACAGCACGTCCGCCGTGCAGGAGGTGCACCTGATGGCGGTGCACGCGATCTGTGCCGCGCTGGACGCCCAGCTGCGCGGTGCCGTGCCGGAGCGGGTGGGCTCCCGATGACGCGCCACGTCGTCGTGCTCGGTGATCTGCTGCTCGACCGTGACGTGCACGGAAGCGTCACCCGGATCGCCCCGGACGCCCCGGTGCCGGTGCTCGACGCCTCGCGCACGGCCGAACGCCCGGGTGGCGCCGGGCTGACGGCCCTGCTGTGCGTGGGCGAGGGCGTGCGGGTCACCCTGGTGGCGCCGGTCGCCGACGACCACGACGGACGACGTCTGCGCGACCTCCTCGCGCCCCATGTCCGCCTGCTGGCCCTCGGGCACGAAGGGGGGACACGCACCAGGACCCGGTTGCGGGCCTCCGGGCAGTGCCTGCTGCGACTGGACGAGGGCGGTCCGGGCACGCCGGTGCCGGACTCCGTGGACCGGGTGGACGAGGTGCTGGAGTCCGCCGACGTGGTGCTGGTCTCGGACTACGGCGCCGGTGTCACCCGGCATCCGGAACTGCGCGAGCTGCTCGTCCGCGCCGCCGCCCGGCGGCCGGTGCTCTGGGACCCGCACCCGCGCGGCGGCGACCCGGTGCCGGGGTGCCTGCTGGTGACGCCGAATCTGGCCGAGGCCGAGGGTGCGCTGAGAGCGGCGGGGGAGCCGGCCGGGACCGGGGTGACGCCCGACGTGCTGGCCACCCGGTTGCGGGAGCGGTGGCGGGTGCGGGGTGTGTGCGTCACGGCCGGGGAGGCGGGGGCCCACCTGTCACGGACCGGCAGCGAGACGCTGTACGTGCCGGCCCGGCCGGCCGCCGGGGATCCGTGCGGTGCCGGGGACCGGTTCGCCGCCTCGGTGGCGGTGGGACTGGCCGGTGGCCGGGTGCTGTCCGAAGCGGTGACCGCCGCGGTGGGGGACGCGTCGGCCTGGGTGGAGGCTGGTGGCACAGCCGGTTTCGCCGTCGGGTCCACGCCGGCGCGTGAGGCCGGCGCCACCGGCCGTGGCCCGGGCCTGGAGGCGAAGCTCGCCGCGACCCGCGCCGCGGGCGGCCGGGTCGTCGCCACCGGAGGCTGTTTCGATCTCCTGCACGTGGGCCATCTCTCCTGCCTGCGGGCCGCCCGCCGGGCCGGGGACCTGCTGGTCGTGCTGCTGAACTCGGACGCCTCGGTGTCCAGACTGAAAGGCCCGGGCCGGCCGGTGGTTCCGCAGAACGAGCGGGCCGAGGTGCTGAGGTCCCTGGAATGCGTCGACGACGTGGTCATTTTCGACGAGGACGACCCGGGGGCGGCGCTGGAACGGCTCCGCCCGGACGTCTGGGTGAAGGGTGGCGACTACGGCGGCGCCCCGATGCCCGAGGCCGGCCTGGTACGGAGCTGGGGCGGGCGGGTGCTGTTGC contains the following coding sequences:
- a CDS encoding glycosyltransferase encodes the protein MTSFVQGDHTYLIPVLPGRGPDGRGRARTWDWPPNAREVTPAELAGLPIDLVVLQRPHELKLTREWTGRRPGTDVPAVYVEHNTPSGPAVSSMHPLAGHDDVPLVHVTRFNEMAWDNGLAPTRVVEHGIVDPGYLYTGDDASVAVVVNEPVRRARVAGTDLVARVAAEVPVDVYGMGVEQLPDHIPDVKGRVHEDVPQAELHRMLGRHRLYLHPYRWTSLGLSLIEAMTLGMPVLALATTEAPVAVPPGAGVVSNDLRVLTATARRWLADPQEAREIGLTARQYALSRYGLDRSLADWDAIVKEMLR
- a CDS encoding PfkB family carbohydrate kinase: MTRHVVVLGDLLLDRDVHGSVTRIAPDAPVPVLDASRTAERPGGAGLTALLCVGEGVRVTLVAPVADDHDGRRLRDLLAPHVRLLALGHEGGTRTRTRLRASGQCLLRLDEGGPGTPVPDSVDRVDEVLESADVVLVSDYGAGVTRHPELRELLVRAAARRPVLWDPHPRGGDPVPGCLLVTPNLAEAEGALRAAGEPAGTGVTPDVLATRLRERWRVRGVCVTAGEAGAHLSRTGSETLYVPARPAAGDPCGAGDRFAASVAVGLAGGRVLSEAVTAAVGDASAWVEAGGTAGFAVGSTPAREAGATGRGPGLEAKLAATRAAGGRVVATGGCFDLLHVGHLSCLRAARRAGDLLVVLLNSDASVSRLKGPGRPVVPQNERAEVLRSLECVDDVVIFDEDDPGAALERLRPDVWVKGGDYGGAPMPEAGLVRSWGGRVLLLPYLSGRSTTAMLDRAERDHELEEIR
- a CDS encoding carbamoyltransferase family protein produces the protein MRVIGVNAIFHDPSAALVIDGQTVAAAEEERFSRRKHGKRPVPFSAWELPELSLRWCLAEAGLKPSDIDVVAYSFDPALAEPVAGDPWDHLRLTYAERAPHFLASALPGLDPEQVRFVPHHVAHAASAGLASPHGDCSVLVLDGRGERASHLAGRYRNGHLDTLAAQALPHSLGLVYESLTEHLGFLRSSDEFKVMALASYGKPRWLEEMRELIRADGEGGFVAPTLDWNRWAPPRVDDGSWGGEHADLAASVQARLEEVLVDLATWLHAQTGDRVLTMAGGTALNCVANSRIWRESPFEEVWVQPAAGDAGTSLGAALQVSADGGEVPAPMPTAALGRSWTDDELAAWLRRAAVPFTTPPDLAGEVADVLARNGVIAWFDGRSEYGPRALGRRSLIANPTVADNLERLNDVKGREQFRPVAPMVLADRAPEIFSGGPIPSPYMLFVHDVAPAWRDRIPAVVHVDGTARIQTVDDATNPGIAGLLRAFERRTGVPVVINTSLNTAGRPMVDDPRDALELFGSAPVDLLVLGPHLVRRSQMTGAGAPA
- a CDS encoding aldehyde dehydrogenase family protein; translation: MHELLPSAGLFSGSQILQWIAGESRPGGGKDLPLTDAVTGSKRGDLRASSPGDVDSAVTSAAQAFPRWRHTPASERAAALREAAATVRAHTGELGRILSRDTGRLLGQATDSAAVAADLLDEAAVTGVLEAGRSLAGNPLAVDAVRREPRGPVAVLTPWNDPYPAAAGLLAAALVTGNTVVHKPSERSPAAGWALASLIAARLPAGVLNVLAGDGEVGAALVADPRVAVVAHIGSTATGRDIARVVGGRGGRVLLENGGKDPIVVDSGVDPRWAAEQIAIGAFTNTGQLCTSVERVYLHRDVAEAVTAELVRIAEAMVTGDPGASGTDLGPLVDERQLAVVARHVDEAVAAGATCLTGGRRLDRPGCFYPPTVLTGCRPDLAVMREETFGPVAAIMTVPDFDEALKAADDTDYGLAATVLTPSTAHALRAAAEIDAGTVKVNAVFGGAPGGSADPRRGSGHGPGFGPALLGEFTALKAVHIEAAP
- a CDS encoding D-sedoheptulose-7-phosphate isomerase — protein: MDRHLEDLAPGLVSLRRQGPLLDSWGRRLAGVFGSGGRLLVAGNGGSAAEAQHLTAELVGRFVGERRPLSALCLSAETSSLTALVNDYGIGEMFARQVQAHGRTGDVLMLLSTSGRSPNLLAAAERAAQQGISVWALTGPDGSPLAAAADEAVCVDSDSTSAVQEVHLMAVHAICAALDAQLRGAVPERVGSR
- a CDS encoding glycosyltransferase — translated: MRIGMISEHASPLAALGGQDAGGQNVYVASLARALAARGHEVAVYTRRDDPYLPDVVEMVPGVTVVHVPAGPARVLPKDEMLRWMPDFGRWLAETWLLGAAGRPDVLHANFWMSGVAALTANQLVPGRRIPLVQTFHALGSVKRRFQGARDTSPARRIAVERMLAETADLVLATCSDEVAELHRAGAARCHVRVVPCGVDVERFAPEGSTHTPVPSSPGVLNLVCVGRLVPRKGIDTVVDALPRVPGARLVVVGGPEASGLHHDPEARRLLDRARRHGVADRVELTGAVGQDRLPGLLRRADVVVATPWYEPFGIVPLEAMAVGRPLVGSAVGGLLDTVKDGETGILVPPRDPGALAAALRRLAGDEELRARMGRAARRRAERHYGWSRVAEQVEEAYRSVAAHDRVPALEAL
- a CDS encoding HAD-IIIA family hydrolase; translation: MTGPHDYAVVVPSIGRPSLYRLLETLAGQAGPRPAELVVVDDRPAPPGASAAASPIVLAALPFPTRVVRTQGRGPAAARNAGWRCTSAPWVVFLDDDVELLPHWAQALAEDLRAVPADGAGSQAQLHVPLPGHRRPTDWERGTAGLQDAAWATADMAYRRSALEQVHGFDERFPRAYREDADLALRVLRAGWRLTRGERVTLHPVRPADDLVSLRAQRGNADDVLMRVLHGPGWREDGDVPTGAFPRHVATTLALVGAGAAVAVGRPREAALAGAAWAFLSTDFLRRRLLPGPRPGDPEFGAEARRMLVTSLAIPPAAVAHRLRGAWRVRRGAPAWPPPVRAVLFDRDGTLVRDVPYNGDPDRVKLMPFAREALDAVRAAGLRTGVVSNQSGVARGLLTIRQVEDVNAEIDRRLGGLGVWRYCPHGPESSGADCACRKPGPGLVLAAARELGVEPYECLVVGDIGADLGAAVSAGARAVLVPTAQTRPEEVAAAPVVAADLLEAVGLAVRLAGGTGEPAHPAPGPALDPASGTGRSPAAGGTRR
- a CDS encoding glycosyltransferase family 9 protein, whose amino-acid sequence is MTRTLAVRLDSDGDVLLTGPAVRALAAASDRLDLLVSPAGRAAAGLLPGVDRLTVFDVPWSGFRPAAVNPAAISALVVDMTHQKYDLAVVFTSFHQSPLPMALLARMAGVPRIVADSEDYPGSLLDVRHRRQEVHEVEAALQLATAAGAPATDDSRLRVSIPPGTGNPAGGSGYVVLHPGASVPSRGLLPAHAHRIAAELVARGHRVVITGGPQEVELAAAAYAPGCTDLAGRTDLAELAAVLRAAACVVTGNTGPAHLAAAVGTPVVSLFSPVVPAGRWAPYGVPVVLLGDQQAPCAGSRARECPVPGHPCLSGVSAAEVARAVERFAGPIENTVSAGDSDSVMETDAEHTDLARPRFVDDVVRPG